A region from the Cellvibrio sp. PSBB006 genome encodes:
- a CDS encoding YcgN family cysteine cluster protein — MAAQVFWRAKTLQEMTPVEWESLCDGCGKCCLHKLEDEDTGDVFYTSVACEYLDHERCQCKAYDHRQMLVPGCVVLTPDSVKDTYWLPDTCAYRLIDEGLPLFDWHPLVSGDPQSVHKAGMSVAGKVVAESAVAEEDLEDYVIRWV; from the coding sequence ATGGCAGCACAAGTCTTCTGGCGTGCAAAAACCTTGCAAGAAATGACCCCGGTTGAATGGGAGTCGTTGTGCGACGGTTGTGGCAAATGCTGCCTCCATAAGTTGGAAGATGAAGATACCGGCGATGTGTTCTACACCAGCGTGGCCTGCGAGTATCTGGATCATGAGCGGTGCCAGTGTAAAGCCTACGATCATCGCCAGATGTTAGTGCCGGGTTGCGTGGTGCTGACACCGGATTCAGTGAAAGACACCTACTGGTTGCCAGACACCTGTGCCTACCGGTTAATTGATGAGGGCCTGCCGCTATTTGACTGGCACCCGCTAGTCTCGGGTGACCCGCAGAGTGTGCACAAAGCGGGGATGTCCGTCGCAGGAAAGGTGGTAGCGGAATCTGCTGTCGCCGAAGAAGATCTTGAAGATTATGTTATTCGCTGGGTTTAA
- a CDS encoding YcgL domain-containing protein, with translation MKVISEIYRSPKEEGMYLYVNKDEGLSRVPEALLQRFGKPQQAMVLVLTPEKKLARAAVEKVIESLQTQGYYLQLPPLSDVTDEMRLMRGHNSKLSG, from the coding sequence ATGAAAGTGATCAGTGAAATTTACCGCAGCCCCAAAGAAGAGGGGATGTACCTGTACGTCAATAAAGACGAGGGGCTTAGCCGTGTCCCGGAAGCACTGTTGCAGCGTTTCGGCAAACCGCAGCAAGCGATGGTGCTGGTGTTGACGCCAGAGAAAAAACTGGCCCGGGCCGCCGTGGAAAAAGTCATCGAAAGCCTGCAAACCCAGGGGTATTATCTGCAACTGCCGCCGCTGTCCGACGTGACCGATGAGATGCGTCTGATGCGTGGGCACAACAGTAAGTTATCGGGCTGA
- the rnd gene encoding ribonuclease D, with product MLIPTEPIWIDQDTELARLCAQWRQQAAIAIDTEFMRSSTFYPIAGLIQVGDGKGCYLIDPIAIKDFAPLCELFLDEAVTKVLHSCSEDLEVFRRLLGIVPSPLFDTQVAAAFAGYGFSIGYAGLVKAVLNTDIPKEETRSDWLQRPLSTAQLKYAALDVAHMLIVYGKLLQDLKTTQRLQWVKDDCAELVTAARAAEDFNEAYQKVGFAWKLRPQELAILKALSIWRETEARMRDIPRNRLIKEPALWEMARKQPQDMAALQRIPDIPHRTLQHDGETLLQLIRQTLQLNADAWPARLDPPLAQKEGPLLKRLKNHVREQAEQLNLPPEILLRKKEYEAIIRSGMKGGTYVLPARLLGWRHGVIGESLLRLAQEPIVPTSEPNHESDQ from the coding sequence ATGTTGATTCCCACCGAACCCATCTGGATCGATCAGGATACCGAGCTGGCCCGCTTGTGCGCCCAATGGCGGCAACAGGCCGCTATCGCGATTGATACCGAATTTATGCGCAGCAGTACCTTTTATCCTATCGCCGGTTTGATCCAGGTCGGTGACGGGAAAGGTTGTTATCTGATTGACCCGATCGCGATCAAAGACTTTGCACCCTTGTGTGAGCTCTTTCTGGATGAGGCGGTCACCAAGGTATTGCATTCCTGCTCCGAAGATCTGGAAGTATTTCGCCGCCTGCTCGGCATAGTGCCGTCGCCGTTATTTGATACGCAGGTTGCTGCTGCCTTTGCGGGCTATGGTTTTTCTATTGGTTATGCGGGGTTGGTCAAGGCGGTACTCAATACCGATATTCCCAAAGAAGAAACCCGGTCCGATTGGTTGCAGCGTCCTTTAAGTACTGCTCAACTGAAGTATGCGGCTCTCGATGTGGCGCACATGCTGATTGTCTACGGCAAACTCTTGCAAGACCTGAAAACCACCCAGCGTTTGCAATGGGTCAAAGATGATTGTGCGGAGCTGGTCACTGCCGCACGGGCAGCGGAGGATTTCAATGAGGCCTACCAAAAGGTGGGTTTTGCCTGGAAGCTGCGCCCGCAGGAACTGGCGATATTAAAAGCGCTGAGCATCTGGCGGGAAACGGAAGCGCGCATGCGCGATATTCCGCGCAATCGCTTGATCAAGGAGCCGGCATTATGGGAGATGGCGCGCAAGCAGCCTCAGGATATGGCGGCACTGCAACGCATTCCGGATATCCCTCACCGTACCCTGCAACACGACGGAGAAACCCTGCTGCAATTGATCCGCCAGACATTGCAGCTGAATGCTGATGCCTGGCCAGCGCGGCTCGATCCGCCCCTGGCGCAGAAGGAAGGGCCCTTGCTGAAACGCCTGAAAAACCATGTGCGCGAACAGGCAGAGCAATTGAATTTGCCGCCGGAAATTTTGCTGCGCAAAAAAGAATACGAAGCCATCATTCGCTCCGGCATGAAAGGCGGTACCTACGTGTTGCCAGCACGCCTGCTCGGCTGGCGCCATGGGGTGATCGGTGAAAGTTTATTGCGGCTAGCCCAAGAGCCGATTGTGCCCACCAGTGAGCCAAACCATGAAAGTGATCAGTGA
- the recR gene encoding recombination mediator RecR, whose amino-acid sequence MFSPLIDELMSSLRCLPGVGPKSAQRMALHLLERDREGAERLAHSLHKAVEGVGRCQRCRTLTEQTLCGICSNTRRETGLLCVVETPADVLAIEQAGSYQGKYFVLLGHLSPIDGIGPEDIGVDQLIQLLQSEPIKEVILATNPTVEGEATAFYISERAKKLGVVVSRIAHGVPLGGELEFIDGGTLAHAFSSRRHV is encoded by the coding sequence ATGTTCAGCCCCTTAATTGATGAATTGATGTCCTCGCTGCGCTGCCTGCCCGGCGTCGGCCCTAAATCAGCGCAGCGGATGGCCTTGCATTTGCTGGAGCGCGACCGTGAAGGTGCCGAACGCCTGGCGCACAGTCTGCATAAGGCTGTGGAAGGTGTAGGGCGCTGTCAGCGCTGTCGTACCCTGACGGAACAAACCCTGTGCGGCATTTGCAGCAATACCCGCCGCGAAACCGGTTTGCTCTGCGTAGTGGAAACGCCGGCAGATGTGCTGGCTATCGAGCAGGCGGGCAGTTATCAGGGCAAATATTTTGTGTTGCTGGGGCATTTGTCGCCTATCGATGGCATCGGCCCTGAAGATATCGGCGTGGATCAGTTGATCCAACTATTGCAAAGCGAACCTATCAAGGAAGTCATCCTGGCGACCAACCCTACGGTAGAGGGCGAGGCCACCGCGTTTTATATCAGCGAGCGCGCCAAAAAGCTGGGGGTGGTGGTATCGCGCATCGCCCACGGCGTTCCCTTGGGTGGTGAGTTGGAGTTTATTGATGGCGGCACGCTCGCCCACGCTTTTTCAAGTCGAAGACACGTTTAA
- a CDS encoding YbaB/EbfC family nucleoid-associated protein — protein MKGLGDLMKQAQEMQGKMQRMQEELASAEVKGEAGAGLVTVVMTGRHDVKRVAIDDSLLSEDKEMLEDLLAAAVNDAVRKVEAHSREHMQKMTAGMGIPPDFKMPF, from the coding sequence ATGAAAGGTTTGGGTGACTTGATGAAACAAGCCCAGGAGATGCAAGGCAAGATGCAGCGGATGCAGGAAGAGCTGGCCAGCGCCGAAGTGAAAGGTGAGGCTGGTGCTGGCCTGGTGACAGTGGTTATGACCGGACGCCATGACGTCAAGCGCGTCGCGATTGATGACAGCCTGCTGAGCGAAGACAAGGAAATGCTGGAGGATCTATTGGCCGCTGCAGTTAACGATGCGGTGCGCAAGGTCGAAGCCCATAGCCGTGAACACATGCAAAAGATGACTGCCGGCATGGGTATCCCGCCGGATTTCAAGATGCCGTTTTAA
- the dnaX gene encoding DNA polymerase III subunit gamma/tau has translation MSYQVLARKWRPRIFREMVGQEHVLQALINALDHNRLHHAYLFTGTRGVGKTTIARILAKCLNCETGVSSEPCGQCASCREIAEGRFVDLIEVDAASRTKVEDTRELLENVQYAPTRGRYKVYLIDEVHMLSNSSFNALLKTLEEPPPHVKFLLATTDPQKLPMTILSRCLQFNLKNMNPERIVQHLKFVLEKELVPFEESALWQLGRSADGSMRDAMSLTDQAIAYGSGKITEAEVRAMLGTIDQGAVYEIVDALTSLDGRAVLAAVERMSEHAPDYASALAEMLSVLHRVAIAQALPEAVDNSYGDRERIMALAQRLPPEDVQLFYQTALLGRRDLPLAPDPRAGFEMVLLRMLAFKPQGVLEIPTNSLPAASRAPASPVAVSSTSPAESSQSNSVSAPETTPEKLPTSVSADEPKQETSPPNQPASAQAPAHQVPVQQAPPVQEAAKQTPPPFDGPYDDADAGAAADYAEYLQSPVEYPEQEDLSPKKPEAAPAPPVSAPPPVVEPVQEPKPTVIAPTAPVQRTPVQEAPAHKVPEKAPVPKIPLDQAGPETWPQIYLGLGVTGILQSTAANCQMVERQGTQFTFVLDNANSTLYDEGHQQRLADLLSDYFIERVKVVIQQGQVTTETPAAIAIRHRQERQADAVASIKSDPIVQQLIEHFGATLREDSITPVG, from the coding sequence ATGAGTTATCAAGTCCTGGCCCGTAAATGGCGTCCTCGCATCTTCCGTGAGATGGTGGGGCAGGAGCACGTGTTGCAGGCATTGATCAATGCGCTGGATCACAACCGTTTACACCATGCTTATCTGTTTACCGGTACCCGTGGGGTAGGTAAGACGACTATCGCGCGGATTCTGGCGAAATGCCTGAATTGCGAGACTGGCGTCAGTTCAGAACCTTGCGGCCAATGCGCGTCCTGTCGTGAGATTGCCGAAGGCCGTTTTGTAGATCTGATCGAAGTGGATGCCGCCTCGCGCACCAAGGTGGAAGATACCCGTGAATTGCTGGAGAACGTGCAGTACGCGCCGACCCGCGGTCGCTATAAGGTTTACCTGATCGACGAAGTTCACATGCTGTCCAACAGCAGCTTCAATGCGCTGCTCAAGACCCTGGAAGAGCCACCACCCCACGTCAAATTCCTGCTGGCGACCACCGACCCGCAAAAGCTGCCGATGACAATTCTGTCGCGCTGTTTGCAGTTCAACCTCAAAAACATGAATCCAGAGCGGATTGTTCAACACTTGAAGTTTGTGTTGGAAAAAGAGCTGGTGCCATTTGAGGAGTCTGCCTTGTGGCAACTGGGTCGGTCTGCTGATGGCAGCATGCGCGATGCCATGAGCCTGACTGACCAGGCGATTGCCTACGGCTCCGGCAAGATTACCGAAGCGGAAGTGCGGGCGATGCTCGGCACGATTGATCAGGGCGCTGTATATGAGATCGTGGATGCGTTGACTTCACTTGATGGTCGGGCGGTGTTGGCGGCGGTAGAGCGTATGTCCGAACATGCGCCTGATTACGCCAGTGCCCTGGCAGAAATGTTGTCGGTGTTACACCGGGTGGCCATTGCCCAGGCATTACCGGAAGCGGTGGATAACAGTTACGGCGACCGCGAGCGCATCATGGCGCTTGCGCAAAGGCTGCCACCGGAAGATGTGCAATTGTTTTACCAGACGGCGTTGCTGGGCCGCCGCGACTTACCGCTGGCACCGGACCCCCGCGCCGGTTTTGAGATGGTCCTGTTGCGGATGCTGGCGTTCAAGCCCCAGGGCGTTCTCGAAATACCGACCAATAGCCTGCCAGCGGCCAGCCGTGCACCGGCTTCGCCGGTTGCAGTCTCATCAACATCGCCTGCCGAGTCGTCGCAAAGCAATTCTGTTTCGGCGCCGGAGACAACGCCGGAGAAACTCCCAACGTCAGTCTCAGCCGACGAACCAAAACAGGAAACTTCGCCCCCCAACCAACCAGCGTCTGCGCAGGCGCCGGCTCACCAAGTGCCAGTGCAGCAAGCGCCGCCCGTCCAGGAAGCCGCAAAACAAACACCGCCGCCTTTTGATGGCCCCTACGACGATGCCGATGCGGGAGCTGCTGCTGACTACGCGGAATACCTGCAATCGCCAGTTGAATATCCTGAGCAAGAGGATTTATCACCAAAAAAGCCTGAGGCGGCACCCGCGCCGCCAGTCAGTGCGCCGCCACCGGTTGTTGAGCCTGTTCAGGAGCCTAAACCCACGGTAATTGCACCAACGGCGCCCGTACAACGGACGCCTGTGCAAGAGGCTCCAGCACATAAAGTGCCTGAAAAGGCGCCTGTACCAAAAATCCCATTGGATCAGGCCGGGCCGGAAACCTGGCCACAGATTTACCTCGGATTGGGCGTAACCGGCATTTTGCAAAGCACGGCGGCCAACTGTCAGATGGTAGAGCGCCAGGGCACCCAATTTACATTTGTTCTGGATAACGCCAACAGCACGCTATACGACGAAGGGCATCAGCAACGCTTGGCTGACCTGTTGAGCGATTACTTTATTGAACGGGTCAAGGTGGTGATCCAACAAGGTCAGGTTACGACGGAGACGCCCGCCGCCATTGCAATCCGTCATCGCCAGGAGCGCCAGGCTGATGCGGTTGCATCCATCAAGAGCGACCCCATTGTCCAACAGTTGATCGAACACTTTGGCGCAACCCTGCGTGAAGATTCCATTACGCCAGTGGGTTGA
- the tpx gene encoding thiol peroxidase: MATVTLKGNPFNTNGNLPASGSQAPTFKLVKTDLSEVALEDLKGKRVVLNIFPSVDTPTCATSVRTFNAEASKLDNTVVVCASQDLPFALARFCGAEGLDKVIPASAFRSNFASDYGVKLVDGPLAGLTARAVVVVDTDGKVLHTELVSEVAHEPNYEAALKALA; this comes from the coding sequence ATGGCAACAGTGACCCTCAAAGGAAATCCCTTTAACACCAATGGCAATTTGCCCGCCAGCGGTAGCCAGGCCCCCACGTTCAAATTGGTGAAAACTGATTTGTCCGAAGTTGCCCTGGAGGATTTGAAAGGCAAGCGTGTTGTACTGAATATTTTCCCCAGCGTCGATACTCCCACCTGTGCGACGTCTGTGCGCACCTTCAATGCTGAAGCAAGCAAGCTGGACAACACGGTTGTGGTTTGCGCATCACAAGACCTGCCGTTTGCACTGGCCCGTTTTTGCGGTGCTGAAGGTCTGGACAAAGTTATTCCTGCGTCAGCATTTCGCTCCAACTTTGCCAGCGATTACGGTGTAAAACTGGTTGATGGTCCCTTGGCCGGGTTAACGGCGCGGGCCGTGGTTGTGGTTGATACCGACGGAAAAGTCTTGCATACCGAGTTAGTCAGCGAAGTCGCCCATGAGCCAAACTACGAGGCGGCACTGAAAGCGTTAGCGTAA
- a CDS encoding MHYT domain-containing protein, with amino-acid sequence MSGSYNWILVFASYCVAVIAAYTAIYFGTRLFDLSGTARKFWLAAGALCLGTGIWSMHFVGMSAYTMPGHAHMSFSAWLTLASWIPAVLASALALYVITLPTVAWRSIAASALIMGAGIFAMHYGGMYAMQMHPAIQYDTALVILSGIIAVVASGAALVICRKVRDVPPTYAFAVKLTAALVMGAAICGMHYTGMAAASYPSGAVTAEANSLRGDWMGIPTAIAASIFLLLALYMAYRDLREAERVRTAMRERQQAVHQAAFYDRVTGLANRNFLEARVLEKLTVRDTDNAPEPFGLWYVEFTDYRDLLQSYGEENVQSLVRHLAHTLQEQLRDAELIVRYSNNSFMVIVPPMNTDTRVERLRQLMKVLGRSQTSDGKSMVYPWGWGFSEYPVSGTNSRNLIRAAQKIRKQVGDNARGQALQPA; translated from the coding sequence ATGTCTGGCTCCTACAACTGGATTCTGGTGTTCGCATCCTACTGTGTGGCGGTTATTGCTGCCTACACCGCCATTTATTTCGGCACTCGCCTGTTCGATCTTTCCGGTACTGCACGTAAATTCTGGCTCGCTGCCGGCGCTTTGTGTCTCGGTACCGGTATCTGGTCCATGCACTTTGTCGGCATGAGTGCCTATACCATGCCGGGCCACGCGCATATGTCGTTCAGCGCCTGGTTGACCCTGGCGTCATGGATACCCGCGGTCCTCGCCTCGGCTTTAGCCCTATATGTCATTACGCTGCCGACCGTCGCCTGGCGCAGCATCGCGGCCAGTGCATTGATCATGGGGGCTGGCATCTTCGCCATGCATTACGGCGGCATGTATGCGATGCAGATGCATCCTGCGATCCAATATGACACAGCGCTGGTGATTCTGTCCGGGATCATCGCGGTGGTAGCTTCGGGCGCGGCGCTGGTCATTTGTCGCAAGGTGCGCGATGTCCCGCCCACCTATGCATTCGCCGTGAAACTCACCGCCGCCCTGGTGATGGGCGCCGCTATCTGCGGGATGCATTACACTGGCATGGCTGCTGCCAGTTACCCCAGCGGTGCCGTTACGGCGGAGGCCAACAGCTTGCGTGGCGATTGGATGGGTATCCCCACCGCCATAGCGGCCAGCATTTTTTTGCTGCTGGCGTTATACATGGCATACCGGGATCTCCGCGAAGCGGAACGCGTCCGCACGGCGATGCGTGAACGTCAACAAGCCGTCCATCAGGCGGCGTTTTATGACCGGGTGACCGGTTTGGCTAACCGTAATTTTCTGGAAGCGCGGGTTTTAGAGAAGCTGACAGTAAGGGACACCGACAACGCACCGGAACCTTTCGGCCTCTGGTATGTTGAGTTCACGGATTATCGTGACTTGCTCCAAAGCTACGGTGAGGAAAATGTTCAATCCCTGGTTCGACATCTTGCTCATACATTGCAGGAGCAATTGCGCGATGCAGAATTGATCGTGCGGTACAGCAACAACAGTTTTATGGTCATAGTGCCGCCAATGAATACCGACACCCGGGTGGAGCGATTGCGTCAATTGATGAAGGTGTTAGGTCGAAGCCAAACGAGCGATGGTAAATCGATGGTGTATCCGTGGGGATGGGGATTCAGCGAATATCCCGTCTCCGGCACCAACAGTCGCAATCTTATTCGCGCCGCACAAAAGATTCGCAAACAGGTGGGAGACAACGCGCGCGGGCAGGCACTGCAACCGGCATAA
- the ilvD gene encoding dihydroxy-acid dehydratase, with protein MPHNKRSQHITQGVARAPNRAMYYAMGYEKADFEKPMVGVANGHSTITPCNSGLQKLADAAVAAIAEAGGNPQVFGTPTISDGMSMGTEGMKYSLISREVIADCIETCVQGQWMDGVLVIGGCDKNMPGGMIAMARTNVPSIYVYGGTIKPGHWQGQDLNIVSVFEAVGAYTANRIDAVEFEAIERNACPSSGSCGGMYTANTMSAAFEALGLSLLGSSTMANTNAEKVTSAAESGRVLLEAIKRDIKPRDIITRESIENAVALIMAVGGSTNAVLHFLAIARAAEVEWTLDDFERVRQKVPVLCDLKPSGQYLAVDLHQVGGVPRVLKALLEVGLLFGDCLTITGRTLGEELQSLPDTQIDMPRVIYPVSAPIYAHGHLAILKGNLAVDGAVAKITGLKSPKITGPARVFNDEDSAMDAILNDQIRAGDVLVLRYLGPKGGPGMPEMLAPTSALIGKGLGDSVGLLTDGRFSGGTWGMVVGHVAPEAFAGGTIALVHEGDLITIDADTLSLHLHVSDEELAARRAEWKHPEPRYTRGVLAKFARLARPANEGATTGDG; from the coding sequence ATGCCTCACAATAAACGGTCGCAACACATTACCCAGGGCGTCGCCCGCGCGCCTAATCGCGCTATGTATTACGCCATGGGTTACGAGAAAGCGGATTTTGAGAAACCCATGGTCGGGGTAGCCAATGGCCATTCGACGATTACGCCGTGCAATTCGGGTTTGCAAAAACTGGCTGATGCCGCTGTGGCAGCTATCGCAGAAGCCGGGGGAAATCCACAGGTCTTCGGAACGCCCACGATCTCTGACGGCATGTCCATGGGAACGGAAGGCATGAAGTATTCGCTGATTTCCCGCGAAGTGATTGCTGACTGCATCGAAACCTGCGTGCAGGGCCAATGGATGGACGGTGTGTTGGTGATCGGCGGCTGCGATAAGAATATGCCCGGCGGCATGATCGCCATGGCGCGCACCAATGTGCCGAGCATTTACGTGTATGGCGGGACGATCAAACCGGGCCATTGGCAGGGGCAGGATTTGAATATCGTGTCGGTATTTGAAGCGGTGGGTGCCTACACCGCCAACCGCATTGATGCCGTGGAGTTTGAAGCGATCGAGCGCAACGCCTGTCCGTCCAGCGGGTCCTGCGGGGGGATGTACACGGCAAACACCATGAGCGCAGCCTTCGAAGCCCTGGGTTTATCGCTGCTGGGTTCTTCCACTATGGCCAACACGAATGCCGAGAAGGTGACCAGCGCCGCTGAATCCGGCCGGGTGTTGCTGGAGGCCATCAAACGCGACATCAAACCACGCGACATCATTACCCGGGAGTCGATCGAAAATGCGGTGGCGCTGATCATGGCGGTGGGCGGTTCCACCAATGCTGTGCTGCATTTCCTCGCCATCGCACGAGCCGCCGAAGTGGAGTGGACGCTGGATGATTTTGAGCGGGTGCGTCAAAAAGTCCCCGTGTTGTGCGACCTGAAACCCTCCGGTCAATATCTGGCGGTGGATTTACATCAGGTGGGTGGCGTACCACGAGTATTGAAAGCCTTGCTTGAGGTGGGCTTGTTATTTGGCGATTGTCTGACCATTACGGGCCGCACGCTGGGGGAAGAACTGCAGTCGCTGCCAGATACACAAATAGATATGCCGCGCGTGATCTACCCCGTCTCGGCGCCCATCTATGCCCATGGACACTTGGCCATTCTCAAAGGCAACCTCGCCGTGGACGGCGCAGTAGCCAAGATTACCGGCCTGAAGAGTCCCAAAATTACCGGCCCCGCGCGGGTTTTTAACGATGAAGACAGCGCGATGGATGCCATCCTCAACGACCAGATTCGTGCTGGCGATGTACTGGTATTGCGCTACCTGGGTCCCAAAGGCGGGCCGGGCATGCCAGAGATGCTCGCACCAACATCAGCGTTAATTGGTAAAGGCCTGGGCGATAGCGTGGGTTTGTTGACCGATGGCCGTTTTTCCGGCGGCACCTGGGGCATGGTGGTCGGGCATGTTGCGCCGGAAGCCTTTGCTGGTGGAACCATTGCATTGGTTCATGAAGGCGACCTCATCACCATTGACGCAGATACCCTGAGTTTGCATTTGCATGTGAGTGATGAAGAACTGGCGGCACGACGTGCGGAGTGGAAACACCCTGAGCCACGTTATACCCGTGGTGTACTGGCCAAGTTTGCGCGGCTGGCGCGGCCGGCAAATGAAGGGGCGACGACGGGTGATGGTTAG
- a CDS encoding carbohydrate-binding protein, translated as MNFKKLYRQLLLCGAALAVPLSTQVFAQEIPPETWQEHWFEHNQLVTRVYYDDDVAVYYDNDVDRNITWMNRFAGDVWRYTKETYGDFGGQERLYAIFHAGKYGGGHPSTWWDAHHDYRNVIDIGQAGDWHSESGWNIDVIAHEIAHIVELGSKGVHGSPAFGLWKDSKWAEIFNYDVFLNLGMTSVANSTYNDLMDNVDNFPRAGTYWFRDWFYPIYSQYGGNQVLNRYFELLAQHFPKNGDNYSRAMNWGEFVHFWSGAAGVDLKPLATEAFGWPAEWETQYTKAKADFKFNTVQPVTGPLTIYEHCDFGGYAVGIATGNHALGQLQSVGFVNDQMSSFRLLPGYQVKFFKDNNFAGQVHTATATDTCLADNGFNDNISSLQLKPFGDAGLAGRFFLKNRSSGLYLDVNNGNPANGTNVQQWYYNGTQSQQFEFVHQGDGVYAIRNVRTGKALDINGVSNGNGANLHIWDYVGGAHQKFIAYKVGQYHQLIVTHSSKSLKVDGDSASAGANVHQWQNDNQQSSHWELIPVQGGGFTLTKQAEGYSTMTGVGLETTTDTGGGQNVGWIDTGDWMAFNSINIPVAGNYLVEYRVASPVATGRLSLDLNGGTTLLGEVTIPNTGGWQNWTTASHSVQLPAGTFNVGIFAAAGNWNINWFRITAQ; from the coding sequence ATGAATTTTAAAAAATTATATCGGCAATTATTACTCTGTGGTGCAGCCCTGGCGGTGCCGCTATCGACTCAAGTGTTTGCCCAGGAAATTCCACCGGAAACCTGGCAAGAGCATTGGTTCGAGCACAACCAGTTAGTCACGCGAGTTTATTACGACGATGACGTGGCGGTTTATTACGATAACGATGTTGATCGCAATATCACCTGGATGAATCGCTTTGCCGGTGATGTCTGGCGTTACACCAAAGAGACCTACGGCGATTTTGGCGGGCAGGAACGTTTGTACGCGATCTTCCACGCCGGTAAATATGGCGGCGGTCACCCATCGACCTGGTGGGATGCGCATCACGATTACCGCAATGTGATCGATATCGGCCAGGCTGGAGATTGGCACAGTGAAAGTGGCTGGAATATCGATGTCATCGCGCATGAGATTGCACACATTGTCGAGTTGGGTTCCAAAGGCGTGCATGGCTCGCCGGCCTTTGGCCTATGGAAGGATAGCAAGTGGGCTGAAATTTTTAACTACGATGTGTTTCTCAACCTCGGCATGACCAGTGTTGCCAACAGCACCTACAACGATTTGATGGACAATGTCGATAATTTCCCCCGTGCCGGCACCTACTGGTTTCGCGATTGGTTTTATCCCATCTATTCGCAGTACGGCGGTAATCAGGTATTGAATCGTTACTTTGAATTGCTGGCGCAACACTTTCCTAAAAACGGCGATAATTATTCGCGCGCGATGAACTGGGGTGAATTCGTGCACTTCTGGAGCGGTGCTGCGGGTGTTGATTTGAAACCACTGGCGACCGAGGCATTTGGATGGCCCGCAGAATGGGAAACGCAATACACCAAAGCAAAAGCGGATTTTAAATTCAATACGGTGCAACCCGTCACCGGACCCCTGACGATTTATGAGCATTGTGACTTTGGTGGTTATGCGGTGGGCATTGCCACGGGCAATCACGCACTTGGCCAATTGCAATCGGTCGGCTTTGTGAATGATCAGATGTCATCGTTCAGACTATTGCCGGGTTATCAGGTGAAATTTTTTAAAGATAATAATTTCGCCGGTCAGGTTCATACCGCGACTGCGACCGATACCTGCCTCGCTGACAATGGCTTTAATGACAATATTTCCTCCCTACAATTAAAACCCTTCGGTGATGCTGGATTAGCCGGCCGCTTTTTCCTTAAAAATCGCAGTAGCGGTCTGTACCTGGATGTGAACAACGGCAATCCCGCCAACGGCACCAATGTGCAACAGTGGTATTACAACGGCACGCAAAGTCAGCAGTTTGAATTTGTTCATCAGGGTGATGGCGTTTATGCCATTCGCAACGTAAGAACAGGCAAGGCTCTGGACATCAACGGTGTGAGCAATGGTAACGGTGCGAATCTGCATATTTGGGATTATGTTGGCGGCGCACATCAGAAATTTATTGCCTACAAGGTCGGCCAGTATCATCAGCTAATCGTCACCCACAGCAGCAAAAGCCTCAAGGTTGACGGTGACAGCGCATCCGCTGGTGCGAATGTTCACCAGTGGCAAAACGATAACCAGCAGTCATCACACTGGGAATTAATTCCGGTGCAGGGCGGCGGTTTTACGCTGACGAAACAAGCGGAAGGTTATTCCACTATGACAGGCGTCGGACTGGAAACTACAACGGATACCGGCGGTGGGCAAAATGTGGGTTGGATTGATACCGGCGATTGGATGGCCTTCAACAGTATCAATATTCCGGTTGCAGGAAATTATCTGGTTGAATACCGCGTTGCCAGTCCGGTGGCGACGGGGCGCCTATCGCTCGATCTCAACGGCGGTACAACCTTGCTCGGTGAAGTCACGATTCCTAACACGGGTGGCTGGCAAAATTGGACGACGGCTTCCCATTCGGTGCAACTCCCGGCAGGGACGTTTAACGTGGGAATTTTTGCGGCGGCGGGTAATTGGAATATCAACTGGTTTCGCATTACCGCGCAATAA